One region of Rhodothermaceae bacterium genomic DNA includes:
- a CDS encoding dTDP-4-dehydrorhamnose 3,5-epimerase → MNWRTGVVHDCIVRLLPRYTDERGWLSEIFRHDELEKEFHPVMAYVSLTRADITRGPHEHRHQTDLFAFLNGSFRLYLWDDREDSPTYGTRQVLDAGGESPTAVLIPPGVIHAYRNTGASDALVINCPNRLYAGRGKMNPVDEIRWEERPDRNLILD, encoded by the coding sequence ATGAACTGGAGAACGGGCGTGGTACATGACTGCATCGTACGGCTGTTGCCTCGCTATACAGATGAGCGCGGCTGGCTGTCAGAAATCTTCCGGCACGATGAACTGGAGAAAGAATTCCACCCCGTGATGGCCTATGTTTCTCTAACGCGTGCCGACATTACCCGCGGCCCGCATGAACATCGCCATCAGACCGACCTTTTTGCATTTTTGAATGGATCCTTCCGGCTCTACCTGTGGGATGATCGTGAAGACTCCCCGACTTATGGAACCAGGCAAGTACTGGATGCCGGAGGGGAATCCCCAACGGCCGTCCTGATCCCTCCAGGAGTGATCCATGCTTACCGGAATACTGGCGCATCGGATGCACTCGTCATCAACTGCCCCAACCGGCTCTATGCCGGGCGCGGTAAAATGAATCCAGTGGACGAAATCCGCTGGGAAGAACGCCCTGATCGCAACCTAATTCTTGACTAA
- a CDS encoding glucose-1-phosphate thymidylyltransferase → MKLIIPMAGHGKRLRPQSSITPKPLMTVRGQCMVERIVEKFTHTLPRSVTDGVFILGPGFDRKAYDILDSVCDRHGIQAHYIIQEEAKGTAHAVMCAQEFLAGEGVVVYADTVFDMDPIHDLHSSDVVAWVREVEDPSRFGVAVREGDQVTAFVEKPKEFISNEALIGIYYVRHLEKLQAAIQVLFDNNICGKGGEYYLTDAFDGMLKQGLIFRTAAVNAWLDCGTLDAFMDTTRYLLDHEPQTTARPGCTNSIVHEPVYIAEDAVVKNSVIGPYVSVEAGAHVADSIIRGSIIFESACVRGSVLHESMIGANSVVAGMYKKINVGDHSYLQ, encoded by the coding sequence GTGAAGCTTATTATCCCTATGGCTGGGCATGGCAAACGCTTGCGCCCCCAGTCATCTATCACACCGAAGCCACTTATGACCGTACGTGGTCAATGTATGGTGGAACGTATTGTAGAAAAATTTACCCATACCCTGCCCCGTTCCGTTACGGACGGTGTTTTTATCCTTGGGCCGGGGTTTGATCGCAAGGCCTACGACATCCTGGATTCTGTTTGCGACCGGCATGGTATCCAGGCGCATTATATCATTCAGGAAGAGGCAAAAGGAACAGCACATGCGGTCATGTGCGCACAGGAATTTCTGGCAGGAGAAGGCGTTGTCGTCTACGCCGATACAGTCTTTGACATGGACCCCATTCATGATCTGCACAGCAGTGACGTTGTGGCCTGGGTCAGGGAAGTAGAGGATCCTAGCAGGTTTGGGGTTGCCGTACGGGAAGGGGATCAAGTTACGGCCTTCGTGGAAAAACCGAAAGAATTCATCTCCAACGAGGCACTGATCGGTATCTACTACGTCAGACATTTGGAAAAACTACAGGCAGCAATCCAGGTGCTCTTTGACAACAATATCTGTGGCAAGGGTGGAGAATACTATCTAACGGATGCCTTTGACGGGATGCTAAAGCAGGGGTTAATCTTTCGGACTGCTGCAGTGAATGCATGGCTGGACTGTGGGACGCTGGATGCATTTATGGATACGACCCGATACCTTCTTGATCATGAGCCGCAGACTACGGCTAGGCCCGGTTGTACGAATTCAATCGTCCATGAGCCTGTATACATCGCCGAAGATGCGGTCGTGAAGAACTCCGTTATCGGCCCTTACGTGAGTGTGGAAGCCGGTGCTCATGTAGCGGACTCCATCATTCGGGGCAGTATCATTTTTGAATCTGCATGTGTTCGGGGCTCCGTCTTACATGAATCTATGATTGGTGCAAACAGTGTTGTTGCCGGTATGTACAAAAAAATCAACGTTGGTGACCACTCCTATCTGCAATAA
- a CDS encoding NTP transferase domain-containing protein, with amino-acid sequence MHELLNGIVLAGGTGSRLYPLTKVTNKHLLPVGRYPMIYHPLMRLQEAGIERVAVVTSPEHMGDVVNLLGSGRTLGLDLTYRVQDQPGGIAQALGLCEHFAGGKPFLVALGDNILEDSLTREVDLFRRQKDGARILLKAVPDPERYGVPRFQGGEIVEIMEKPESPPSQYAVTGLYFYDAQVFDFIRTLSPSRRGEYEVSDLNSAYVKYSTLTYGVLEGWWGDAGTLEGWHEANQLARNLVYPALSTEV; translated from the coding sequence ATGCATGAGCTCCTGAATGGGATCGTCCTTGCCGGCGGCACAGGAAGTCGATTGTACCCTCTTACGAAGGTTACCAACAAGCATTTGCTTCCTGTGGGAAGATATCCAATGATTTACCATCCGCTCATGCGACTCCAGGAAGCCGGCATTGAGCGGGTTGCTGTAGTTACCAGCCCTGAACATATGGGAGATGTTGTGAATCTCCTCGGAAGCGGAAGGACACTGGGACTTGACCTGACGTACCGTGTTCAGGATCAACCAGGTGGCATTGCGCAGGCGCTGGGGTTATGTGAGCATTTTGCCGGTGGCAAGCCCTTTCTGGTCGCCCTTGGAGACAATATCCTAGAAGACAGCCTGACTCGTGAGGTGGATTTGTTTCGTCGCCAGAAAGATGGCGCACGTATTCTCTTGAAGGCCGTTCCGGATCCTGAGCGTTATGGGGTCCCCCGCTTCCAAGGAGGGGAGATTGTCGAAATCATGGAAAAACCCGAATCTCCACCGAGCCAGTATGCGGTGACGGGACTTTATTTCTATGACGCACAAGTGTTCGACTTTATTCGCACTCTCTCCCCGAGTCGGCGTGGTGAATACGAAGTTAGTGACCTGAATTCCGCTTATGTCAAATACAGTACCTTAACCTATGGCGTACTGGAGGGCTGGTGGGGAGATGCGGGGACGCTAGAGGGCTGGCATGAGGCGAATCAGCTCGCACGGAACCTTGTCTATCCTGCATTGAGTACTGAGGTATAA